Proteins encoded together in one Papaver somniferum cultivar HN1 unplaced genomic scaffold, ASM357369v1 unplaced-scaffold_21, whole genome shotgun sequence window:
- the LOC113339596 gene encoding uncharacterized protein LOC113339596, with protein MISQNQSAFIPKRSISDNSLLANEAIFVVNHCDKIEGIAVIKLDMSKAYDKLEWSFLESVLTRMGLSNHWIKLINQCVSTVSYSVLLNGSPTGYFQPERGFRQGDPLSPYLYIICSEALSSYIDSLQKRKGSQKASRKIPEHRKAMLANILQINNSDLGEKYLGTPTVFQASKIQTHMGILQSVDARITIWLHKLLCQAARTTLIKHIGQGETLDPKDRKLHLLGWDILCSPKAEGGLGFRKSEFNNLDMLARSGWRILENPTCILATVLKAKYFPKTDFLNAKCTGDGQFIDPWCDKWIPSMGSSIPNPLVPRDPSIKVSYFIDSHTRTWNLSRRNTNFDNAPVKNIVTISLSQLCTPDRRDCDISENGKFSSKSAYMGLRGFVMRDFSKKATLCASLVFEVKSAEEAEARAIWDVLKKALEQQLTHVIVEIDAKTLIDQFSVGQFDGDSRTDAIFKDIKFFSSKLAACVFSFQPRTCNSVAHELAQWAKTNNTYVLVCASCLASANS; from the exons ATGATTTCTCAAAACCAAAGTGCTTTTATTCCCaagaggagtatttctgataataGTCTGCTGGCTAATGAGGCTATATTTGTTGTCAATCACTGTGACAAAATTGAAGGCATTGCTGTCATTAAACTTGACATGTCCAAAGCTTATGATAAGCTAGAATGGTCTTTTCTTGAAAGTGTCCTGACTAGAATGGGTCTCTCAAACCACTGGATCAAGCTCATTAACCAGTGTGTTTCTACAGTCTCATATTCCGTTCTTCTCAATGGTAGCCCTACAGGTTATTTTCAACCTGAAAGAGGCTTCAGACAGGGGGATCCGCTTTCCCCCTATCTCTATATCATCTGCTCTGAAGCTCTTTCCTCATACATTGATAGCCTTCAAAAAAGAAAGGGATCTCAGAAGGCATCAAG GAAAATTCCTGAACATAGGAAAGCCATGTTGGCTAATATTTTACAGATTAATAACAGTGACTTGGGAGAAAAGTATCTTGGCACTCCTACTGTGTTTCAAGCTTCTAAAATTcaaacccatatgggtattctccaatcCGTGGATGCCAGAATCACTATCTGGCTCCACAAGCTTCTGTGTCAAGCTGCTAGAACTACTTTGATTAAGCATATTGGCCAG GGGGAAACCTTAGATCCTAAAGACAGGAAACTGCATCTTCTAGGATGGGACATTCTTTGTTCCCCAAAGGCTGAAGGTGGTCTAGGTTTTAGAAAGTCTGAGTTTAACAACCTGGATATGTTAGCTAGGAGTGGCTGGAGAATCCTAGAAAATCCTACTTGTATACTAGCCACTGTTCTCAAAGCTAAGTATTTTCCAAAAACTGATTTCTTGAATGCTAAGTGTACTG gggatggtcaatttattgacccatGGTGTGACAAATGGATCCCTTCCATGGGATCTTCCATACCCAACCCTCTAGTCCCTCGTGATCCTAGCATTAAAGTTTCTTATTTTATTGATTCTCATACTAGAACCTGGAATTTGTCCAGGCGTAACACAAATTTTGATAATGCTCCTGTTAAGAATATTGTCACCATTTccttaagccagctttgcactcCTGACAGGAGGGATTGTGATATTTCAGAGAATGgaaaattttcttcaaaatctgccTACATGGGTCTCAGAG GATTTGTGATGAGAGACTTTTCAAAGAAAGCTACCCTTTGTGCCTCCTTGGTGTTTGAAGTGAAatctgctgaagaagctgaagctaGAGCCATTTGGGATGTTCTGAAGAAAGCATTGGAGCAACAGTTAACTCATGTCATTGTTGAAATTGATGCTAAGACTCTTATCGACCAATTTTCAGTTGGCCAGTTCGATGGAGACTCGCGTACGGATGCAATTTTTAAAGACATTAAGTTTTTCTCTTCTAAGTTAGCAGCTTGTGTTTTTAGTTTCCAACCACGTACTTGTAATTCTGTAGCTCATGAGCTTGCTCAATGGGCAAAAACAAACAATACCTATGTACTAGTCTGTGCCTCCTGTTTGGCTTCTGCCAACAGTTGA